The following are from one region of the Dermacentor albipictus isolate Rhodes 1998 colony chromosome 5, USDA_Dalb.pri_finalv2, whole genome shotgun sequence genome:
- the LOC135906867 gene encoding neprilysin-1-like isoform X2, which produces MFSEMKESLSDVRVFYEDVRGLRTKIVQDKLEGSDISKQSAASFRGGRKKKSYALDADLSRLSKRSVDCESAVRVTHALEQSRRTHKSPRVGFVLLLFFALLFVALFLLALFVKKREGREPTSTCSSRACYHHGQLLRDALNLSADPCDDFHAFVCGSWERRLNEGPASAAPAYQDRLMVAFAERAIDELQSNLVKLEGLAAEDANQTMHLAARFFRSCARSDGSESADSASSTTSKKKLQLFRQLRMRMRLPWPELTPSATIEPLDVMLDLAINWNENFLFDAQLVNVSGQPVTLFLSRGKPLIGWVHYEEPANYEGHVQDYVGYMGLSEAAGGNEAHPHVLRDLTRDMLNVKRDGAKGEASQTWFRLDLFDNPTPWVDAGVWLSLLNKHFSPDLSWSSDHLVVVEDAGLVQGIQKLLKKYTKRQFLIGLSWLFVQTHLWAILDLPQLRFHSGASDDLTLFERLKNYSCLEYVQSRLGSLLPFGETINTLPSNSPELFEVVVKSATSLLDQLAWIGNARHAALQKTKYMTSSSLPRPAFFDLERREQLFDTFPRMGADFAANFVDASRWYQATRKHRNRLGLYGLRTSSGYTRPFYVYALNSVRFPMTMFQPPLYYNLSDMVVLNAGAGAVLAREVARAFDPKGVALDEEGRGALWWGPNRSRDYRDRLACDMNASECCSFMQLFPSVPGLEIAYHAFELYAEHDQRLPGLEKFTHDQLVFINYCYVQCAGSRANYGDSCNVPLRNFAPFGKAFKCSAGSRMNPRRKCVFFSGP; this is translated from the exons GTCGACTGCGAGAGCGCGGTCCGAGTGACGCACGCGCTGGAGCAGTCACGCCGCACCCACAAGTCCCCGCGCGTCGGCTTCGTGCTGCTGCTGTTCTTCGCGCTGCTCTTCGTGGCGCTCTTCCTGCTCGCGCTGTTCGTGAAGAAGCGAGAAGGCCGCGAGCCGACGAGCACGTGCAGCAGTCGGGCGTGCTACCACCACGGCCAGCTGCTGCGCGACGCGCTCAACCTGTCCGCCGACCCATGCGACGACTTCCACGCATTCGTCTGTGGCTCCTGGGAGCGCCGGCTCAACGAAGGGCCCGCCAGCGCCGCGCCCG CGTACCAGGACCGCCTGATGGTGGCATTCGCAGAAAGGGCAATCGACGAACTACAGTCGAACCTGGTCAAGCTCGAAGGACTCGCTGCAGAAGATGCGAACCAAACTATGCATCTGGCCGCGCGATTCTTCAGGAGCTGCGCCAGGTCCGATGGCAGCGAAAGCGCCGACTCCGCGAGCTCCACCACCTCCAAGAAGAAGCTTCAGCTATTCAGGCAGCTGCGCATGAGGATGCGACTTCCGTGGCCCGAACTCACGCCTTCCGCGACCATCGAGCCGCTGGACGTCATGCTCGACTTGGCCATCAACTGGAACGAGAACTTCCTCTTCGACGCCCAGCTCGTGAACGTGAGTGGTCAGCCTGTAACGCTGTTTCTTAGTCGCGGGAAGCCTCTGATCGGCTGGGTGCACTACGAAGAGCCCGCCAACTACGAGGGTCATGTCCAAGACTACGTAGGGTACATGGGTCTGAGCGAGGCTGCCGGTGGCAACGAAGCCCACCCACACGTCCTCAGGGATTTGACTCGCGATATGCTCAACGTCAAGAGAGATGGTGCGAAGGGCGAGGCAAGCCAGACTTGGTTCCGGCTAGACCTGTTCGACAATCCGACGCCGTGGGTTGACGCCGGCGTCTGGCTCAGCTTGCTCAACAAGCATTTCTCTCCAGACCTGAGTTGGTCCTCCGACCATTTGGTCGTGGTGGAAGACGCCGGGCTCGTTCAAGGCATCCAAAAGCTGTTGAAGAAGTACACCAAGAGGCAGTTCTTGATCGGCTTGTCGTGGCTGTTTGTACAGACGCACCTGTGGGCTATCCTCGACCTTCCGCAACTGAGGTTCCACAGCGGCGCGAGCGACGACCTCACCTTGTTCGAGAGGTTGAAGAACTACAGCTGCCTCGAGTACGTCCAGTCTCGGCTCGGATCGCTGCTTCCTTTCGGCGAGACAATCAACACCCTGCCGTCGAATTCACCGGAATTGTTCGAGGTAGTCGTCAAGTCGGCGACCTCGCTCCTCGACCAGCTTGCATGGATCGGGAACGCTCGACACGCCGCGCTGCAAAAGACCAAGTACATGACGAGCAGTTCTCTCCCGCGGCCGGCCTTCTTCGACTTGGAGAGGCGCGAGCAGCTGTTCGACACGTTCCCGCGTATGGGCGCCGACTTCGCCGCCAACTTCGTCGACGCCTCGCGCTGGTACCAGGCGACGCGCAAACATCGGAACCGCCTGGGCTTGTACGGTCTACGCACATCGTCTGGCTACACGCGCCCTTTCTACGTCTACGCGCTCAACAGCGTACGCTTCCCGATGACCATGTTCCAGCCGCCGCTCTACTACAATTTGAGCGACATGGTCGTGCTCAACGCCGGCGCGGGCGCCGTCCTGGCGCGCGAGGTTGCCCGCGCGTTCGACCCCAAGGGCGTCGCGCTGGACGAAGAAGGGCGCGGCGCGCTGTGGTGGGGGCCGAACCGGTCGCGCGACTACCGCGATCGCCTCGCGTGCGACATGAACGCCAGCGAGTGCTGCTCGTTCATGCAGCTGTTTCCCTCGGTGCCGGGCCTCGAGATTGCCTACCACGCGTTCGAGTTGTACGCCGAGCACGACCAGAGACTACCCGGTCTCGAGAAGTTCACCCACGACCAGCTGGTTTTTATCAACTACTGCTACGTTCAGTGTGCCGGCAGCCGAGCCAACTACGGGGACAGTTGCAACGTGCCGCTCAGGAACTTTGCACCCTTCGGGAAGGCGTTCAAGTGCAGCGCCGGTTCGCGAATGAACCCGCGACGTAAGTGCGTCTTTTTTTCAGGACCATAG